One region of Phragmites australis chromosome 18, lpPhrAust1.1, whole genome shotgun sequence genomic DNA includes:
- the LOC133898305 gene encoding AUGMIN subunit 1-like has protein sequence MDHAGDHLDPAASASSSAAVAEVNAWLASLSAEAGSGGGAGGRGGAAAELSMGPEPTPRGVAYLRVLAAASQARSRAAGIAAAGLRAQAAEYRTEAARLREALERAGLARDALPPPAAAAARAVAAVANLLAIRDTEMSSFVVASADLSLRRAEVEEKRDKVHKESKALLDYTRKAITKLTELKKMLEKFKNDVEKQQLGQMADWQTKLVMMDSKERQYILQVSNYKAMLSRVGYTPEINHGVLMEMAEHKKDLERKTKPIADTLRSYQDLPPDKALAALAIEDKKRQYAAAEKYLEDVLQSALTTPGL, from the exons ATGGATCACGCCGGCGACCACCTCGACCCCGCCgcgtccgcctcctcctccgccgctgtCGCCGAGGTCAACGCGTGGCTTGCCTCCCTCTCCGCGGAGGCCGGGTCAGGGGGCGGAGCGGGAGGGCGCGGCGGGGCGGCCGCGGAGCTGTCTATGGGGCCCGAGCCCACGCCGCGCGGGGTGGCGTACCTCCGCGTGCTCGCGGCGGCGTCGCAGGCGCGGTCCCGGGCCGCCGGGATCGCGGCCGCGGGGCTGCGCGCGCAGGCGGCCGAGTACCGCACCGAGGCAGCGCGGCTGCGGGAGGCGCTGGAGCGAGCGGGACTCGCGCGGGACGCGCTCCCGCCAcccgccgcggcagcggcgcgcgccgtcgccgccgtcgccaaccTGCTCGCCATCCGTGACACCGAGATGAGCAG CTTTGTAGTGGCCAGTGCAGACTTGTCGCTGAGGCGAGCAGAGGTGGAGGAGAAGAGGGACAAAGTGCATAAGGAGTCAAAGGCACTCCTTGATTACACGAGAAAGGCCATAACCAAGCTTACTGAGCTCAAGAA GATGCTGGAGAAATTTAAAAATGATGTTGAAAAGCAACAATTGGGGCAAATGGCGGATTGGCAGACCAAGTTGGTCATGATGGACTCAAAGGAGCGGCAGTATATCCTCCAAGTCTCAAATTATAAG gCAATGCTTAGCCGAGTGGGATACACACCGGAGATCAATCATGGCGTGCTGATGGAAATGGCGGAGCATAAGAAGGATTTGGAGAGGAAGACAAAACCCATCGCGGACACATTACGGAGCTACCAAGACTTACCTCCA GATAAAGCACTAGCTGCGCTAGCTATAGAGGACAAAAAGAGGCAGTATGCAGCTGCAGAGAAATACCTTGAAGACGTGTTGCAATCTGCTTTAACTACCCCTGGCCTATGA